In Etheostoma spectabile isolate EspeVRDwgs_2016 unplaced genomic scaffold, UIUC_Espe_1.0 scaffold00005453, whole genome shotgun sequence, the following are encoded in one genomic region:
- the LOC116677638 gene encoding LOW QUALITY PROTEIN: forkhead box protein D5-B-like (The sequence of the model RefSeq protein was modified relative to this genomic sequence to represent the inferred CDS: deleted 2 bases in 1 codon): protein MTLSSEFEASQHAALPLEDDEIDIVGENEPTHGRLYRNECSTDPGSSAESGAEFDSSEPDSSGESENSFCADALPFRKAQSSSVKPPYSYIALITMAILQSPAKKLTLSGICDFISNKFPYYRDKFPAWQNSIRHNLSLNDCFIKIPREPGNPGKGNYWSLDPASEDMFDNGSFLRRRKRFKRNQPEFGKDGLMFYSNLNCYRPYGQPYCLQAQVSPPPAAPIRYMPLQEGIMMPPSYHLQPQTLTSHRKCSGPKDIRAQICAPEPPGPQAKCSFSIDSIMSKPSPHCPQHPNPQQSPRSAWYGHLMVPALLQAPRTPFCPPAMLSTAPLRNLSLSYHHC from the exons ATGACTCTCTCCAGTGAATTTGAGGCTTCACAGCACGCTGCTTTGCCCCTAGAAGATGATGAGATTGACATAGTGGGCGAGAATGAGCCTACCCACGGGCGTTTGTATCGAAATGAGTGTTCCACGGACCCCGGCTCCTCAGCAGAATCTGGTGCTGAGTTTGACTCATCAGAGCCAGACTCCTCGGGGGAAAGCGAGAACAGTTTCTGCGCAGACGCACTGCCGTTCAGGAAAGCTCAGAGCAGCTCGGTAAAGCCTCCTTACTCCTACATTGCCCTCATCACTATGGCCATCCTGCAGAGCCCGGCGAAGAAGCTGACGCTGAGTGGCATCTGTGACTTCATCAGCAACAAGTTTCCCTACTACAGAGACAAGTTCCCCGCTTGGCAGAACTCCATCAGGCACAACCTGTCTCTCAACGACTGTTTCATCAAGATCCCGAGGGAGCCTGGGAACCCGGGCAAAGGTAACTACTGGTCTCTGGACCCGGCTTCAGAGGACATGTTCGACAACGGCAGCTTCCTTCGGCGTAGGAAGCGCTTCAAGAGAAACCAGCCCGAATTCGGCAAAGACGGACTTATGTTTTATTCCAACTTGAACTGCTACCGGCCGTACGGGCAACCATATTGCTTACAAGCCCAGGTAAGCCCCCCACCCGCTGCTCCTATCCGGTACATGCCTCTGCAGGAAGGCATCATGATGCCTCCCTCCTATCACCTACAACCACAAACTTTGACCAGTCACAGGAAGTGCAGTGGGCCTAAAGACATTAGAGCGCAGATTTGCGCACCAGAACCACCTGGCCCGCAGGCAAAGTGCTCTTTCAGCATTGACAGCATCATGAGCAAGCCCTCTCCACACTGTCCACAGCACCCAAATCCACAGCAGAGCCCTCGCAGCGCC TGGTACGGTCATCTCATGGTTCCGGCGCTCCTGCAGGCTCCCAGGACTCCATTCTGCCCCCCTGCCATGCTGAGCACGGCTCCTTTAAGAAACCTCAGTCTCTCTTACCATCACTGCTGA